Proteins encoded together in one Spirochaeta cellobiosiphila DSM 17781 window:
- the fabG gene encoding 3-oxoacyl-[acyl-carrier-protein] reductase, which yields MLVKGKSALVTGGARGIGKEIVETLLKNGANVYFIDLNPSEYMADYEVLAKEAGVKVVFKQANVASEEDITNVVEEIIKEAGELDILVNNAGITRDGLLFRMSGKDWHDVININLSSAFYITRIVARHMAKLRRGSIVNMSSIVGAHGNAGQVNYSASKAGLIGLTKSVAQEIASRGVRCNAIAPGFIKTAMTDKLTDDQKDGLLKQVPMGRLGLPSEIADLLLFLTSDMSQYITGQVIEINGGMAM from the coding sequence ATGTTAGTTAAAGGAAAATCCGCATTAGTTACCGGTGGTGCTAGAGGAATTGGAAAAGAAATTGTAGAGACATTGCTTAAAAATGGAGCCAATGTTTATTTTATTGACCTAAATCCTAGTGAATACATGGCTGATTATGAAGTATTAGCCAAAGAAGCAGGTGTAAAGGTCGTCTTCAAACAAGCAAATGTAGCGAGTGAAGAAGATATTACCAATGTGGTAGAAGAAATTATCAAAGAAGCAGGAGAACTGGACATTCTTGTTAATAATGCAGGAATCACTCGAGATGGCCTGTTGTTTAGAATGAGTGGAAAAGATTGGCATGATGTTATAAATATCAACCTTTCTAGTGCCTTTTATATAACCAGAATCGTAGCCAGACATATGGCTAAGTTAAGAAGAGGTTCTATTGTGAACATGTCTTCTATTGTTGGTGCTCATGGTAACGCAGGACAGGTTAATTATTCTGCATCAAAAGCTGGTTTGATTGGTTTAACAAAATCAGTTGCTCAAGAGATAGCTTCCCGGGGTGTTAGATGTAATGCCATTGCTCCAGGATTTATCAAGACAGCTATGACTGATAAATTAACTGATGATCAGAAAGACGGTTTACTAAAGCAAGTTCCCATGGGTAGATTAGGTCTTCCTTCTGAGATCGCTGATTTATTGTTGTTTTTAACATCAGATATGTCTCAATACATAACAGGTCAAGTAATTGAAATTAATGGTGGAATGGCGATGTAA
- a CDS encoding sodium ion-translocating decarboxylase subunit beta, producing MFDSLSKSLFSLWTSTGLFGFIQPGGWGNFIMIVVGFVLLFLAIKKGFEPLLLVPIGFGAILSNIPYAQIAEHTAYFLNDNGAVIFDAAHHTIISEYGGFIGQFYDMGVASGLFPLIIFMGVGAMTDFGPLIANPRTLLLGAAAQFGIFMALLGTVALEAIPGFSFVTSSDGQSLAQSILHVAASIGIIGGADGPTAIFTSSRLAPTYLGPIAVAAYSYMALVPIIQPPIMRALTTKEERQIKMKQLRPVSKTEKIIFPLLVLILCIILLPSATPLIGMLMFGNLLKECMVTDRLSDTAQNALMNTVTIMLGLSVGSKMQAEVFLNATTLGILALGLVAFCIGTSAGVLLAKLMNKLSKTPINPLIGAAGVSAVPMAARVANKVGLEENPSNFLLMHAMGPNVAGVIGSAVAAGVLLALVPIFGG from the coding sequence ATGTTTGACAGTTTATCTAAATCCCTATTCTCATTATGGACCTCAACAGGTTTATTTGGTTTTATTCAACCAGGAGGCTGGGGTAACTTCATAATGATTGTTGTGGGCTTTGTCCTACTATTCCTGGCAATCAAGAAAGGTTTTGAGCCCTTATTACTGGTTCCCATTGGATTTGGTGCTATTTTATCGAATATCCCCTATGCCCAAATAGCAGAGCATACAGCATATTTTTTGAATGATAATGGTGCTGTTATCTTCGATGCGGCTCATCATACCATTATCAGTGAGTATGGTGGATTCATTGGACAATTCTACGATATGGGAGTGGCCTCTGGTCTTTTCCCTCTCATTATATTCATGGGTGTAGGAGCAATGACAGACTTTGGACCGCTCATTGCCAACCCTCGGACCCTATTGTTGGGAGCAGCCGCTCAATTCGGTATCTTTATGGCACTTTTAGGAACAGTGGCCCTAGAAGCCATTCCAGGATTTTCTTTTGTCACCTCCTCTGATGGACAATCTCTAGCCCAATCGATACTTCATGTTGCCGCATCCATAGGAATTATTGGTGGTGCTGATGGCCCGACAGCTATCTTTACATCATCTAGACTGGCACCAACCTACTTGGGGCCCATCGCAGTAGCCGCCTATAGCTATATGGCTTTAGTGCCTATCATCCAACCTCCTATTATGAGGGCTTTAACCACAAAAGAAGAACGTCAAATAAAGATGAAGCAATTAAGACCAGTATCAAAGACAGAAAAGATCATTTTCCCTTTACTGGTTCTCATTCTTTGTATAATTCTTCTTCCTAGCGCAACTCCTCTTATTGGAATGTTGATGTTTGGTAACTTATTAAAAGAATGTATGGTAACAGACCGTTTGTCAGATACAGCACAAAATGCCTTAATGAATACAGTAACAATTATGCTAGGATTATCTGTCGGTTCCAAAATGCAGGCAGAAGTCTTCCTTAATGCCACTACCCTGGGTATTTTAGCTCTGGGATTAGTCGCTTTCTGTATTGGTACCTCTGCCGGGGTATTATTAGCTAAGTTAATGAATAAACTAAGCAAGACACCTATTAACCCATTAATAGGAGCAGCTGGAGTATCTGCTGTTCCTATGGCCGCTCGAGTGGCTAACAAAGTAGGTCTTGAAGAGAACCCAAGTAACTTCCTGTTAATGCATGCCATGGGCCCTAATGTAGCAGGAGTTATTGGATCAGCTGTAGCCGCGGGAGTTTTATTAGCACTCGTCCCCATATTTGGAGGATAA
- a CDS encoding OadG family protein has translation MLSINLGLTLTVVGMTTVFSFLVLLVLIMSVSSTIIQRFFPEKTNLDINEKKTNDKKVKIALAIAVSKAKEEGLIS, from the coding sequence ATGTTAAGTATCAACTTAGGACTGACCCTAACGGTAGTCGGTATGACCACAGTATTTAGTTTTTTAGTACTGTTAGTCCTTATCATGTCTGTTAGTTCCACTATCATACAAAGATTTTTCCCTGAAAAAACTAATCTAGACATTAATGAAAAGAAAACAAATGATAAAAAAGTCAAAATAGCTTTGGCTATAGCAGTCTCTAAAGCTAAAGAGGAAGGATTAATTTCATGA
- a CDS encoding biotin/lipoyl-containing protein: protein MKKKVDFMVTAFRDGFQSVYGARVFTKDFLPAVEAARKAGITHFEAGGGARFQSLYFYCNEDAFDMMDQFRATAGPDANLQTLARGINVVGLDSQSSDIIKLHAELFKKHGITTIRNFDALNDVNNLIYSGQCIHDAGLQHEVSVTMMELPPGCEGAHESEFYIKSLKDILDAHIPFNSVCFKDASGTSRPTKVYDTIKAARKLLGDKAHIVFHSHETAGIGVIAYKAALEAGANQIDLSLAPVSGGTGQPDLITMWHALRGSEFDLGIDINKVIEAEEVFKNCMKDYFLPPEAKAVEPLIPFSPMPGGALTANTQMLRDNGLMDKYSEISAAMGEVVTKGGFGTSVTPVSQFYFQQAFNNVMFGPWNKIAEGYGKMVLGYFGKTPVVPDQEIVKLAADQLQLEPTTKSPIDINDADPAKGIKAAKEMLTSNNLDVTDENIFIAAACKEKGIAYLQGNGPVMVRKNQEKPASSGTGSQNGYTVVVEGEKFSVDFKDNKAFVNGKAMDFTITEGIDSPTASSSEGSSDGEAIEAPMPGLVLRINVSEGDRVEEGDVLIVLEAMKMETPISAIKAGTINKISVAQGVQVTAGQHLIEIG from the coding sequence ATGAAAAAGAAAGTTGATTTTATGGTGACAGCTTTCAGAGATGGATTCCAATCTGTCTATGGAGCTAGGGTATTTACGAAAGACTTCCTTCCCGCTGTTGAAGCAGCACGTAAGGCAGGAATTACCCACTTTGAAGCTGGTGGTGGTGCTAGATTTCAAAGCTTATATTTTTATTGTAACGAAGATGCTTTTGATATGATGGATCAGTTCAGAGCAACAGCAGGCCCTGATGCAAACTTACAAACCCTGGCGAGAGGGATCAATGTGGTAGGTTTAGATTCTCAATCCAGTGATATTATCAAACTTCACGCTGAGTTATTTAAGAAACACGGTATAACAACCATTCGTAACTTTGATGCCTTAAATGATGTAAACAATTTAATTTATTCAGGACAATGTATTCACGATGCAGGATTACAACATGAAGTATCCGTTACAATGATGGAATTACCCCCAGGTTGTGAAGGAGCTCATGAATCAGAATTCTATATCAAGTCTTTAAAAGATATCCTTGACGCTCATATCCCATTCAATTCTGTTTGTTTTAAGGACGCTTCAGGAACAAGCCGACCAACCAAGGTTTACGATACGATCAAAGCAGCACGAAAACTTCTTGGTGATAAAGCCCATATTGTATTCCACAGTCATGAAACAGCCGGTATTGGCGTTATTGCCTACAAAGCAGCTCTGGAAGCAGGGGCCAATCAGATAGATTTGTCTTTAGCTCCCGTATCTGGAGGAACAGGACAGCCTGACTTAATCACTATGTGGCATGCCTTACGAGGTTCTGAGTTTGATTTAGGAATTGATATTAACAAGGTTATTGAAGCAGAAGAAGTCTTCAAGAATTGTATGAAAGACTACTTCCTTCCCCCAGAAGCTAAGGCTGTAGAACCATTAATACCTTTTAGTCCTATGCCTGGAGGAGCTCTTACTGCGAACACTCAAATGTTACGAGATAATGGTTTGATGGATAAATATAGTGAAATATCAGCAGCCATGGGTGAAGTTGTCACTAAAGGTGGTTTTGGAACGTCCGTAACTCCTGTTAGTCAGTTCTACTTCCAACAGGCTTTTAACAATGTGATGTTTGGACCTTGGAACAAGATTGCAGAAGGTTATGGTAAGATGGTCCTTGGTTATTTTGGTAAAACTCCTGTTGTACCTGATCAGGAAATCGTCAAATTAGCGGCCGATCAATTACAATTAGAACCTACTACAAAAAGCCCAATAGATATCAATGATGCCGATCCAGCAAAAGGAATAAAGGCAGCCAAAGAAATGCTTACATCCAATAATCTTGATGTAACAGATGAAAACATTTTCATCGCTGCGGCCTGTAAAGAAAAAGGAATCGCCTATCTACAAGGCAATGGACCTGTTATGGTTAGAAAAAACCAGGAAAAACCAGCCTCAAGCGGTACGGGAAGCCAGAATGGTTATACCGTTGTTGTGGAAGGGGAGAAATTCTCTGTTGATTTTAAAGACAACAAGGCTTTTGTTAATGGTAAGGCGATGGATTTCACCATCACAGAAGGAATAGATAGCCCTACGGCTTCCAGCAGTGAAGGAAGTTCTGATGGTGAGGCCATTGAAGCCCCCATGCCGGGTTTAGTTCTTCGCATCAATGTATCCGAAGGAGACAGGGTTGAAGAAGGTGATGTTCTCATCGTTCTGGAAGCTATGAAAATGGAAACACCCATTTCAGCAATAAAAGCAGGAACAATCAATAAGATTAGTGTTGCTCAGGGAGTTCAAGTAACTGCAGGTCAACATCTCATTGAGATAGGATAG
- a CDS encoding calcium/sodium antiporter, translating into MLIWLFVFIISMAALVIASDKFIESAEQAGIALGMPTFLVGVLIIGVGTSLPELVSSLFAIAKGSSEIVVGNVLGSNITNIFLVLGIAAILSKRLTITHDILNIDLPFIFGSALMLYLFMKDGQVTTGEAIFCLIVLVVYLFQSISGDNQDVPEKVKMTALGIITLVISPVVIFFGAQYTVESVIHIATIAKIPEEVIALSAVALGTSLPEVMVTISAAKRNNAEMAVGNVIGSNIFNSLAVIGIPGLISTLKVPQSIIDFSLPMFMGTTVLFILLTVDKRVNRGEGAFLVVLYGFFIGRLFHLI; encoded by the coding sequence ATGCTTATATGGTTATTTGTCTTTATCATAAGTATGGCGGCTTTAGTCATAGCTTCAGACAAATTCATAGAATCTGCTGAACAAGCAGGTATAGCTTTAGGAATGCCAACCTTTTTGGTTGGCGTTCTTATAATTGGTGTGGGAACAAGCCTTCCCGAATTAGTATCCAGCCTATTTGCGATAGCAAAAGGAAGTTCGGAAATTGTTGTCGGGAATGTACTTGGCTCCAACATCACAAATATATTTCTCGTACTGGGTATTGCAGCCATCTTAAGCAAACGTTTAACCATAACCCATGACATTCTGAATATTGATTTGCCCTTTATTTTTGGTTCAGCTTTAATGCTTTATCTTTTTATGAAAGACGGGCAAGTCACCACAGGTGAAGCCATATTCTGTTTGATTGTTCTGGTTGTATACCTCTTTCAAAGCATATCTGGTGATAATCAAGATGTGCCGGAAAAGGTTAAAATGACAGCGTTGGGAATAATAACACTCGTGATTTCACCTGTTGTTATCTTTTTTGGGGCTCAATATACAGTGGAATCTGTTATCCATATTGCCACAATAGCCAAGATTCCTGAGGAAGTTATAGCCCTAAGTGCTGTAGCTCTAGGAACGAGTCTACCAGAGGTAATGGTGACCATTTCCGCTGCAAAGAGAAATAATGCAGAGATGGCCGTAGGAAATGTAATTGGGTCTAATATCTTTAATTCGCTTGCGGTTATCGGAATACCCGGGTTAATAAGTACCCTTAAAGTTCCCCAGAGCATTATTGATTTTTCCCTTCCTATGTTTATGGGAACAACTGTACTCTTCATTCTGTTAACCGTTGACAAGAGAGTTAATAGAGGAGAGGGAGCCTTTTTGGTCGTCCTATACGGTTTTTTTATTGGAAGGCTATTTCACCTCATCTAG
- a CDS encoding GGDEF domain-containing protein: MNNSNPMEDPESIEALEPVEEVFSIPCDYEAALQYLGLFEKDLVKGTVISNCLWDKHGPFLEDIMNEKWLADVHPDDRDRLVYAWRSVVEGQGNVFVSEYRIKNTDGDWIWILNKAVVIERDPQGFPVHYVGIDIDITDKKHLEEKLYEFQKMAEEKAIEAESLRVASAVLLTSLDFDEALQRILQQASYMIPSQRASIYIISDKTFQLMADTVLKKKKMFFSFPSTHPCMQALTSGSLLVFENTPIELPDIGDLLNSVMAMPIRIKGEPKGVIMFQDDHVGFFETVHKRLILSFADYIGIALQNADYYGQARQEASKDTLTGMYTRRWFLEQLKRLIAESKKSHGPLALLLLDLDHFKLVNDQYGHLVGDEVLVRFSNNVRQMLRSSDICCRYGGEEFIVLLPDTQKDKAISIGERLIESIHTIQIPSSDDFISVSIGLALYDSELDDQLEDIIERADRCLYRAKDMGRNRLVY, encoded by the coding sequence GTGAATAATAGTAACCCTATGGAAGACCCCGAATCAATTGAAGCTCTTGAACCTGTAGAAGAGGTTTTTTCCATCCCCTGTGATTATGAAGCCGCATTACAATATCTTGGCTTATTTGAGAAAGACCTGGTGAAAGGGACAGTTATATCCAATTGTTTGTGGGATAAACATGGCCCTTTTTTAGAAGATATAATGAATGAAAAGTGGTTGGCCGATGTACATCCTGATGATCGGGATCGCCTGGTTTATGCTTGGAGAAGTGTTGTAGAGGGCCAGGGTAACGTCTTTGTATCAGAATATAGAATAAAAAATACTGATGGTGATTGGATATGGATTCTTAATAAAGCTGTCGTCATTGAACGGGATCCTCAAGGCTTTCCTGTTCATTATGTAGGAATAGATATTGATATTACCGATAAGAAGCATCTCGAGGAAAAGCTATACGAATTCCAGAAGATGGCAGAAGAAAAGGCCATTGAAGCAGAAAGTTTGCGTGTGGCCAGTGCTGTGTTATTAACTTCATTGGATTTTGATGAAGCCTTACAACGGATCTTGCAACAGGCTTCCTATATGATTCCGTCTCAGAGGGCTTCCATATATATCATCAGTGATAAGACCTTTCAACTTATGGCAGATACTGTATTAAAAAAGAAGAAAATGTTTTTCTCTTTTCCTTCTACCCATCCTTGTATGCAGGCACTTACTTCTGGTTCTTTATTAGTTTTTGAAAATACACCAATAGAACTCCCTGATATAGGAGATTTGCTTAATAGTGTTATGGCTATGCCTATCAGGATTAAAGGGGAGCCTAAAGGGGTCATTATGTTCCAGGATGATCATGTTGGTTTTTTTGAGACAGTACATAAGCGGTTAATTCTATCCTTCGCTGATTATATTGGGATTGCCTTGCAAAATGCTGATTACTATGGTCAGGCTAGACAAGAGGCCTCCAAAGATACATTAACAGGAATGTACACTAGACGGTGGTTCCTGGAGCAGTTAAAACGACTCATAGCAGAATCGAAAAAAAGTCATGGCCCATTAGCTTTGCTACTTTTGGATCTGGATCATTTTAAATTGGTCAATGATCAATACGGTCATCTCGTTGGTGATGAAGTTTTAGTTCGTTTTAGTAATAACGTTAGACAGATGCTTCGTAGTTCTGATATCTGCTGTAGATATGGGGGGGAGGAATTTATTGTTCTTCTTCCTGATACACAGAAAGATAAGGCCATATCCATAGGTGAGCGTTTAATTGAAAGCATTCACACTATTCAGATACCTTCCTCTGATGATTTTATTTCTGTATCTATTGGTCTGGCTCTATACGATAGTGAGCTTGATGATCAACTGGAAGATATTATTGAAAGGGCGGATCGCTGTCTCTATCGGGCAAAAGATATGGGGAGAAATAGATTGGTATATTAA
- a CDS encoding arginyltransferase, whose protein sequence is MKYLEKPKFSHPSACPYIEGEEYRQEYFLAYDVNEVELDELFEAGWRRFGAYFFRPACRFCRKCIPIRTVIPELNLSKSQRRVMKKNADTRVIVNPLRYDERHFEIYKKHSLIKFHNEEDEEAFKQSFYLPAAPCGIIEYYRDNILVAFGFLDFGKESLSSVYFVYDPDYSQYSLGSFSVITEIKLGQKWGKRHYNLGFWIKENRSMSYKDRFKPCEIMDWDNYQWNRLDEVK, encoded by the coding sequence ATGAAATACCTAGAGAAGCCTAAGTTTTCACATCCTTCAGCCTGTCCCTATATTGAAGGAGAAGAATATCGACAGGAATATTTCTTGGCCTATGATGTTAATGAAGTCGAACTGGATGAGTTGTTTGAAGCAGGCTGGCGCCGGTTTGGGGCCTATTTTTTTCGACCTGCCTGTCGATTTTGTCGTAAATGTATCCCCATAAGAACGGTTATCCCCGAATTAAATCTAAGCAAAAGTCAGAGAAGAGTAATGAAGAAGAATGCTGATACCCGTGTCATCGTAAATCCTTTGCGTTATGATGAAAGGCATTTTGAGATCTATAAAAAACATTCTTTGATAAAGTTCCACAACGAAGAGGATGAAGAAGCCTTTAAGCAATCTTTTTACTTGCCTGCGGCTCCTTGTGGAATCATAGAGTACTACAGGGATAATATCCTGGTAGCTTTTGGGTTCCTGGATTTTGGTAAAGAATCATTGTCCAGTGTTTACTTTGTCTATGATCCGGATTATTCCCAGTATAGTTTAGGAAGCTTCAGTGTGATAACCGAGATAAAGTTAGGGCAGAAATGGGGAAAGCGACATTATAATCTGGGATTCTGGATAAAGGAAAACCGATCTATGAGCTACAAAGACCGGTTTAAACCCTGTGAGATAATGGACTGGGATAACTACCAGTGGAATAGGCTAGATGAGGTGAAATAG
- the fabD gene encoding ACP S-malonyltransferase, with protein sequence MKTCFVFPGQGSQYQGMGKDLYEASKEVRDLFQLASDRCHIDTKALLFEGTDEELKATDKAQLAITLHNIAAAVYLRSVGIEADIVAGHSLGEFAALTYAGVLDYEAVFPLVQNRGLLMAKASENIDKSNGAPGMAAVIGLDPDVLASELLTANIEGLYVANFNSPKQLVLSGTAEGITKGQSFCKDLGARRYLPLKVSGPFHSPLMSEAASDFEAYIKDINFKDPNLSLYSNVTGAKIEKGSEAKDLAVKQIVSSVQWVKEEQAILNEGINRIVEVGPGSVLSGLWKAFNSDIKCHLAGTVESVMNIQE encoded by the coding sequence ATGAAAACATGTTTTGTTTTTCCAGGCCAGGGATCACAGTATCAAGGTATGGGAAAAGACCTCTATGAGGCTTCAAAAGAGGTAAGGGATTTATTCCAACTAGCCTCAGATCGATGTCATATAGATACAAAGGCTCTTCTTTTTGAAGGAACTGATGAAGAATTAAAGGCTACTGATAAAGCTCAATTAGCTATTACCTTACATAATATAGCCGCTGCTGTGTACTTGCGATCCGTCGGTATTGAAGCAGATATTGTAGCTGGGCATAGTTTGGGAGAGTTTGCCGCCTTAACTTATGCAGGTGTTTTGGATTATGAGGCTGTATTTCCTCTGGTTCAAAACCGTGGACTGTTAATGGCCAAAGCTTCCGAGAATATTGATAAATCAAATGGTGCTCCCGGTATGGCTGCTGTCATAGGTCTGGATCCGGATGTATTGGCTTCCGAGTTGCTAACAGCTAACATCGAAGGCTTATATGTAGCTAACTTTAATAGTCCAAAGCAACTCGTCTTATCAGGGACAGCTGAGGGGATTACAAAGGGGCAGTCCTTTTGTAAGGATTTAGGTGCCCGCCGTTATCTTCCATTAAAAGTATCCGGTCCTTTTCATTCTCCCTTAATGAGTGAAGCCGCTTCTGATTTTGAAGCCTATATTAAAGATATAAACTTTAAAGATCCTAATTTGTCCTTATACTCTAATGTAACAGGAGCTAAGATAGAGAAAGGATCAGAAGCCAAAGATCTTGCTGTAAAGCAGATTGTTTCTTCCGTTCAATGGGTTAAGGAAGAACAAGCCATATTGAATGAAGGTATTAATAGGATTGTCGAGGTTGGTCCCGGCAGTGTTTTGTCTGGATTATGGAAGGCCTTCAATAGCGATATTAAGTGTCACTTAGCTGGCACAGTAGAAAGTGTGATGAACATACAGGAGTAG
- the fabF gene encoding beta-ketoacyl-ACP synthase II, with product MKKRIVITGLGTVNSLGHNVEDTWKAIQEGQIGIGPITKFDASDYPAKIAAEVKNFTESRGKYLDSKDARKMDDFSAFAVYAGKQAMEDAGLEVGKNIDPENIGVILGNGIGGLTSLELAYEKLLSAGPSRIPPMTIPKLIINEAPANTAIALGAQGPCYALVTACAAGTDAIGDAARLIEHGIIDVAVTGGTEASITKMGIGGFCVLHALSTKYNDTPQEASRPFDKDRDGFVMGEGAGILILEELEHAKKRGATIYAELAGSGMSCDADHLTAPHPEGRGAIAAMKMALSMADMDPKDIDYINAHGTSTPVNDPTETLAIKKVFGDHAYKLKVSSTKSMTGHCVGAAGGIEAIFSILSIRDGVFPPTMNINETDERCDLDYVPNKAQKGSINAVMSNSLGFGGHNGIVIFKKYED from the coding sequence GTGAAAAAACGAATTGTTATAACAGGCTTAGGTACTGTAAATTCTTTGGGTCATAATGTAGAAGATACATGGAAGGCCATTCAGGAAGGTCAGATTGGTATTGGTCCTATTACAAAATTTGATGCTAGTGACTATCCTGCAAAGATAGCCGCTGAAGTAAAGAATTTTACAGAGTCCAGAGGGAAATATTTAGATTCAAAAGATGCACGTAAAATGGATGATTTTAGTGCTTTTGCTGTCTATGCTGGTAAGCAGGCCATGGAAGATGCTGGCCTTGAAGTAGGTAAGAATATTGATCCGGAAAATATCGGTGTTATTCTGGGAAATGGTATTGGTGGTTTAACATCTCTTGAACTCGCTTATGAAAAGTTGTTATCAGCTGGACCCAGCCGTATTCCTCCTATGACTATTCCTAAATTAATTATTAACGAAGCACCGGCTAATACGGCTATTGCATTAGGTGCCCAGGGACCTTGTTATGCTTTAGTGACTGCATGTGCTGCCGGGACTGATGCCATTGGTGATGCCGCCCGATTAATCGAGCATGGTATTATTGATGTTGCTGTTACTGGTGGAACAGAAGCTTCTATAACCAAAATGGGGATTGGTGGTTTTTGTGTATTACATGCCTTAAGTACTAAGTATAACGATACTCCTCAGGAAGCCAGTCGTCCTTTTGATAAGGATAGAGATGGTTTTGTTATGGGAGAAGGTGCTGGTATTCTTATTCTTGAAGAGTTAGAACATGCCAAGAAAAGAGGCGCCACTATTTATGCAGAATTAGCTGGGTCTGGTATGAGTTGTGATGCCGACCATTTAACAGCCCCCCATCCAGAAGGCCGGGGAGCGATTGCCGCTATGAAAATGGCATTAAGTATGGCTGATATGGATCCTAAAGATATTGATTATATTAATGCTCATGGAACATCTACTCCGGTAAATGATCCCACAGAGACATTGGCAATCAAGAAAGTATTTGGAGATCATGCTTACAAGCTAAAGGTGAGTTCTACCAAAAGTATGACCGGTCACTGTGTTGGTGCTGCTGGTGGTATTGAAGCTATTTTTTCTATCTTGTCTATACGGGATGGCGTGTTTCCTCCCACTATGAATATAAATGAGACCGATGAGCGTTGTGATTTGGACTACGTTCCTAATAAAGCTCAAAAAGGTTCTATTAATGCTGTTATGTCCAATTCCCTTGGATTTGGTGGTCATAATGGTATTGTTATCTTTAAGAAATACGAAGATTAA